One Campylobacter concisus DNA segment encodes these proteins:
- the ssb gene encoding single-stranded DNA-binding protein, whose translation MHTYVSVIGNLTRDVELRYTPSGLAIGNTAIASTYKYTINNEKKEEICFIDTTFMGKTAEIANQYLKKGSKVFVDGRLKFDQWTDNNGQNRSKHSIVVDKMVMLDSKKQEINEKETPNEREEQAEKTEYVQGE comes from the coding sequence ATGCATACATATGTGTCAGTAATAGGAAATTTAACAAGGGATGTTGAGCTCAGATACACACCATCAGGGCTAGCCATAGGCAACACAGCTATCGCATCAACATACAAGTACACTATTAACAATGAGAAAAAAGAAGAAATCTGCTTTATAGATACAACTTTTATGGGTAAGACCGCAGAGATCGCAAATCAATATCTCAAAAAAGGGTCAAAGGTTTTCGTAGATGGCAGATTGAAATTCGACCAATGGACAGACAATAATGGACAAAATAGGAGCAAACATAGCATTGTCGTTGATAAAATGGTAATGCTTGATAGCAAAAAGCAGGAAATTAACGAAAAGGAAACGCCGAACGAGCGAGAAGAACAAGCTGAAAAAACCGAGTATGTGCAAGGGGAATGA
- a CDS encoding type IA DNA topoisomerase, whose product MNENTIIIIESPNKVNKIEQITGAKVYATKGHFKELTNQIVVDFKNYEPIFDFKEDSKSRINAIFNDCKGKDVVIATDPDREGYGIGYMVYQTIKNIAKSVKRAEFHEITESGIKKGLDSAVPFANSNLKEFDSFKARAVGDKLVGFIMSPTYINKLNDKNNSVGRVQTPALALIVKRELEIKEFLENKANAKIDYKIKVKLKTKDGIEFNAVNDNIFTDKDEANAKISELAGSLAKVYKIDVKQAQQKPKVPFRTSQLQEYANKRLGFSPDKTMSLAQKLFEKGLITYHRTDSNSLSNEFIDEVGVKFGSEEWYEKKEYKAGSQSQAEAHEAIRISHIHDFNQIEEIAKKESLTDDEKSLYELIFLNSVQSQAKNAINENTIYDIDIKTLSFKAKTSKCIYKGFKNAIVATTEDEDDKDKEVQEITLNLAQGDELQILEFNLQEVKKQAPQHYKESNFISLLEKEGIGRPSTYATFLPTLIKREYVSIETKGKNSNIIATPKGINFIETIKTNNDEWITQSEFTKQMESVLDEISNGKVDYLDFIRPLHEKMGFKELNDSTQKPPSEKQLEWAKNIAHSLNMQLPDGIEKDWKICSNFIDKNKDKVIVPPSEKQIELAKKLSKDKGMALPKDYEKNLKICKDFIDKAIKKK is encoded by the coding sequence ATGAACGAAAACACAATAATCATAATTGAAAGTCCAAACAAGGTCAATAAGATAGAGCAAATAACTGGAGCAAAAGTTTATGCTACAAAAGGGCATTTCAAAGAGCTTACAAATCAAATAGTGGTTGATTTTAAGAACTATGAGCCAATATTTGATTTCAAAGAAGATAGCAAAAGCCGAATAAATGCAATATTTAACGATTGCAAAGGGAAAGATGTCGTAATTGCGACAGACCCTGATAGAGAGGGATACGGAATAGGCTATATGGTTTATCAAACTATTAAAAATATAGCAAAAAGCGTTAAACGTGCAGAATTTCACGAGATCACAGAGAGTGGAATAAAAAAGGGGCTAGATAGTGCTGTGCCATTTGCAAACTCAAATTTAAAAGAATTTGATAGCTTCAAGGCAAGAGCGGTTGGCGATAAGCTAGTGGGCTTTATCATGTCGCCAACATATATCAACAAGCTAAATGATAAAAACAATAGCGTAGGCAGGGTGCAAACCCCAGCTCTTGCTCTAATTGTCAAGCGAGAATTGGAAATAAAAGAATTTCTGGAAAATAAGGCAAACGCAAAGATCGATTATAAAATAAAAGTAAAACTTAAAACAAAAGACGGCATAGAATTCAATGCGGTAAATGACAATATATTTACTGACAAAGATGAAGCAAATGCCAAAATATCTGAATTAGCTGGTAGTCTAGCAAAGGTATATAAAATTGATGTTAAGCAGGCACAACAAAAGCCTAAAGTACCTTTTAGAACCTCACAACTACAAGAGTACGCAAATAAAAGATTGGGCTTTAGCCCTGACAAGACGATGAGCCTTGCTCAAAAATTATTCGAAAAAGGCTTAATTACTTATCATAGAACCGATAGTAACAGCTTATCAAACGAATTTATAGATGAAGTAGGCGTTAAATTTGGCAGTGAAGAATGGTATGAGAAAAAAGAATATAAAGCAGGAAGTCAAAGCCAAGCAGAAGCACATGAAGCAATACGTATCTCACACATACATGATTTTAACCAAATAGAAGAAATAGCAAAGAAAGAAAGCCTAACGGATGACGAAAAAAGCCTTTATGAGCTTATCTTTTTAAATTCGGTTCAAAGTCAAGCCAAAAATGCGATTAACGAAAATACTATATATGATATAGATATAAAGACGCTAAGCTTCAAGGCAAAAACGAGCAAATGTATCTATAAAGGATTTAAAAACGCTATCGTAGCCACAACTGAAGATGAAGACGACAAAGATAAAGAAGTTCAAGAGATAACATTAAATCTAGCACAAGGCGACGAGCTCCAAATATTAGAATTTAATCTACAGGAAGTAAAAAAACAAGCGCCACAGCACTATAAAGAAAGTAATTTTATATCTCTTTTGGAAAAAGAAGGTATCGGACGTCCAAGCACGTATGCAACATTTCTACCAACACTTATTAAAAGAGAGTACGTAAGCATCGAAACAAAAGGCAAAAATAGCAATATCATAGCAACGCCAAAGGGTATAAATTTTATTGAAACTATAAAAACAAACAACGATGAGTGGATCACACAAAGCGAATTTACGAAACAAATGGAAAGTGTGCTAGATGAAATTAGCAATGGAAAGGTTGACTATTTAGACTTTATAAGACCGCTCCATGAGAAAATGGGTTTCAAAGAGCTAAACGATAGCACACAAAAGCCACCAAGCGAGAAACAACTCGAGTGGGCTAAAAATATAGCACATAGTTTAAATATGCAATTGCCAGACGGCATCGAGAAAGACTGGAAGATTTGCTCTAATTTTATTGATAAAAATAAAGACAAAGTCATAGTGCCACCAAGCGAGAAACAAATAGAATTGGCTAAAAAGCTATCTAAAGACAAAGGAATGGCACTGCCAAAAGATTACGAAAAAAATCTAAAAATTTGTAAAGATTTTATAGACAAAGCAATAAAGAAAAAATAA
- a CDS encoding AAA family ATPase gives MNKLVINIYGSPGAGKSTLAKNLKKYMREKRIDVGLISEFATELIENNQKERLKDQPYVTKGQMLNIVKVLKEHDIAISDSPIELGKFYCDPKDKKRTNELIKKCKNFYTSINFFLKLDKQAKQDYTMESRVHTYAQSQKLQERMLASSILRDETFMIIDRNTQIKEVLKMIEKSKQWKEHQNQSKGLEL, from the coding sequence ATGAATAAATTGGTAATAAATATTTATGGTAGTCCAGGAGCTGGCAAAAGTACGCTAGCTAAAAATTTAAAAAAATACATGAGAGAAAAAAGAATAGATGTTGGCTTAATTTCGGAATTTGCAACGGAACTCATCGAAAACAACCAAAAAGAGAGGCTAAAAGACCAGCCATACGTTACCAAAGGACAGATGTTAAATATAGTCAAAGTGCTTAAAGAGCACGACATAGCAATCAGTGACAGCCCTATAGAGCTTGGTAAATTTTATTGCGATCCAAAAGATAAGAAAAGAACAAATGAACTCATAAAAAAATGTAAAAACTTCTATACGAGTATCAACTTCTTTTTAAAACTTGACAAACAAGCCAAACAGGACTACACAATGGAAAGCAGAGTTCACACATACGCACAAAGCCAAAAATTGCAAGAAAGAATGCTGGCTTCGTCTATTCTTAGAGATGAAACGTTTATGATTATAGACAGAAACACGCAAATCAAGGAAGTTTTAAAAATGATTGAAAAATCAAAACAATGGAAAGAACACCAAAATCAAAGCAAAGGATTAGAGCTATGA
- a CDS encoding type IV secretion system protein: MAQTEVAKDILTDSNWINKVQAVMQENVMSLFEKFYNGSHDLVYSTASETIIILIVVFWLLGRVNNGYPTRDEIFGAIKYLILLCFIFATLSSFNAYMGVLYILTIPENAITAIVSSIFENKDFGSIVTESANRIDNLREMMWSYGTKEYLQSQEWSFLGISFNGVMDYLSAGVITAIRMIPFWIFYLAFFILLIGITIVIFFSKFMAFLILSTLPLVIPFLIMPKFLPYLWSWYKLYLSYAIIAPLAFIALNLAMNPILELEKYQDYIGELFTKQFEYLITGSITCITALFLLRKIPSWINAVLGTQMENGSGGVTGGIVAGAVAGKTILSGLARKAGGGSFIGGAVSGFGSATGAGVAGQIASASIGAGANLIKDIGAGSKAIGQDVGKAYEKYKTFRGGYVAP; the protein is encoded by the coding sequence ATGGCACAGACAGAAGTAGCAAAAGATATATTAACCGATAGCAATTGGATTAATAAAGTACAAGCCGTTATGCAAGAAAACGTAATGAGCTTATTTGAAAAATTTTATAATGGATCGCATGATTTAGTATATTCAACTGCATCGGAAACTATAATAATTCTTATAGTGGTGTTTTGGCTATTAGGTAGAGTTAATAATGGCTACCCAACAAGAGATGAGATCTTCGGAGCTATAAAATATTTAATATTGCTATGCTTTATATTTGCAACTCTTAGCTCCTTTAACGCCTATATGGGCGTTTTATACATTCTGACAATCCCAGAGAACGCAATAACCGCAATAGTTAGCTCAATTTTTGAAAATAAAGACTTTGGATCGATTGTTACAGAGTCAGCAAACAGGATCGATAATCTAAGAGAAATGATGTGGAGCTACGGAACAAAAGAGTATTTACAATCGCAAGAGTGGTCATTTCTAGGCATTAGCTTTAATGGTGTGATGGATTATTTATCGGCAGGCGTAATAACAGCAATTCGCATGATACCTTTTTGGATTTTTTATTTAGCATTTTTTATACTTTTGATAGGAATTACAATAGTGATTTTCTTTAGTAAATTTATGGCATTTTTAATACTTAGCACCTTGCCTTTAGTCATACCATTTTTAATAATGCCAAAATTCTTACCATATTTATGGAGCTGGTATAAGCTCTATTTATCATACGCAATTATTGCACCATTAGCATTTATAGCCCTAAATTTAGCAATGAACCCAATTTTAGAACTAGAGAAATACCAAGATTATATAGGCGAACTATTTACTAAACAATTCGAATACCTAATTACAGGATCGATAACCTGCATAACAGCATTGTTTTTATTAAGGAAAATTCCAAGTTGGATCAACGCAGTGCTTGGTACACAGATGGAAAATGGAAGTGGCGGTGTAACTGGTGGAATAGTGGCTGGTGCAGTAGCAGGCAAGACCATATTAAGCGGATTAGCTAGAAAAGCTGGTGGCGGAAGTTTTATAGGCGGAGCAGTAAGTGGATTTGGATCAGCTACAGGAGCTGGAGTAGCAGGACAAATAGCTAGTGCAAGTATAGGAGCAGGTGCAAATTTAATAAAAGATATCGGCGCAGGCTCAAAAGCAATAGGTCAAGACGTAGGAAAAGCATATGAAAAGTATAAAACATTTCGTGGCGGATATGTAGCTCCATAA
- a CDS encoding ArdC-like ssDNA-binding domain-containing protein, whose product MADFTKYIKSEQQERKSWNQMDNAEKKESFDKYMKYKLFEAHKTAKADWQKDMSKEEVDRTIPYNAKTGATYSRETSMLLRAEMAIKGYDKPQFVTMEQGNAMGGILKLKHDEKTGEILTTKNGLQARVDGVKMLYIADHEIRPKLDKDGKEIMAVVKDKDGNIKYDKETGEAMTYVVKEKIPINPRLETKTLYHVSQFDGLDESKIKERDLTAIQHYREQAKNQDFEVKIDYNKTLGISGNLEKQLNNLTLAQIKGVDYFNPAKKIDMTKEKAQTKEQNKGMER is encoded by the coding sequence ATGGCTGATTTTACAAAGTATATCAAGTCAGAACAACAAGAGAGAAAAAGCTGGAACCAGATGGATAACGCTGAAAAGAAAGAGAGCTTTGATAAATACATGAAATATAAGCTCTTTGAAGCCCACAAGACAGCAAAAGCAGACTGGCAAAAAGATATGAGTAAAGAAGAAGTCGATAGGACAATTCCATACAACGCAAAGACTGGAGCCACATACTCGAGAGAGACTAGTATGCTATTAAGAGCCGAAATGGCTATAAAGGGTTATGACAAGCCTCAATTTGTGACAATGGAGCAAGGTAACGCAATGGGCGGAATACTAAAGCTAAAACACGATGAGAAAACAGGCGAAATCCTAACCACTAAAAATGGCTTACAAGCTAGAGTCGATGGTGTTAAAATGCTCTATATTGCAGACCATGAGATAAGACCAAAGCTAGACAAAGATGGTAAAGAAATCATGGCTGTTGTTAAAGACAAAGACGGCAATATAAAGTATGACAAAGAGACAGGGGAAGCAATGACCTATGTTGTAAAGGAAAAAATCCCAATTAATCCACGCCTAGAAACAAAAACTCTATATCACGTAAGTCAGTTTGATGGACTAGACGAGAGCAAGATCAAAGAAAGAGATCTAACAGCAATCCAGCACTATAGAGAGCAAGCAAAAAATCAAGATTTTGAAGTAAAAATAGATTACAACAAGACCTTGGGGATAAGCGGAAATTTAGAGAAACAACTAAATAACCTAACGCTAGCTCAAATTAAAGGTGTAGATTATTTTAATCCAGCTAAAAAGATCGACATGACCAAAGAAAAAGCTCAAACCAAAGAGCAAAACAAGGGCATGGAGAGATAA
- a CDS encoding type IV secretory system conjugative DNA transfer family protein, translating into MGIIAYLVVVKLIFNPDIVNVPIVAFKILQNIGTPTLKMKAYVAVFALIAPLLVAIIWWLMPYLRDNEDYGSARFATPADFEKMKINYKTGLVLGCFDIDSTSPKFIRATQPLSTLVVAPPGSGKTAGMIIPNLLSVPNSCVVLDIKGELYVKTAGYRQKYFNNEIQLFSPFSWDNTLFFNPFDHSLVKDLQYLHIKKLAEQIASTIFVGEKGRENDHWIISAKTMFVFFAEYFMQKDKHATLAQLAQAPKADYFDYLDEKFGEEAMKEPDEDDPTKPRERDYDVDTFKIWLKQTSFDETIDENTRNQARAYSKSADNEFASIKSTYDTFMKVFTNPQVASATSKMSFTFEDLREKRISMYVVVQTEDMDILAPLIRIFVETLFKKLMSGKECSDLNKFIYAFLDEFVRFGKMPFLLEAPALCRSYGLLPVFVTQSYEQIKKYYGEDDMNIVKNNSGYQVIFGMNSDKDAEDTSKLIGDYTNIKISKSQGNMDLFKSNISKSKEAKKLVTAQDLKNQDSSDILILVKGFFKIPIKAKVPYWFKIEQFKGADKVEVVSTQEIIETAETTKTITNQEQTQVKDERKEQRDELLKSLRIKIDKE; encoded by the coding sequence ATGGGGATAATTGCATATTTGGTAGTTGTAAAACTTATTTTCAACCCTGACATAGTAAATGTGCCAATTGTGGCATTTAAAATTTTACAAAATATTGGCACGCCAACGTTAAAAATGAAAGCCTATGTCGCGGTATTTGCACTAATAGCACCACTCTTGGTCGCTATAATTTGGTGGCTAATGCCATATCTAAGAGATAATGAAGATTATGGATCAGCAAGGTTTGCAACGCCAGCAGATTTTGAAAAGATGAAGATAAACTACAAAACAGGACTTGTGCTAGGATGCTTTGACATTGACAGCACAAGCCCAAAATTTATACGAGCAACACAACCGCTCTCAACATTAGTAGTGGCACCTCCTGGAAGCGGAAAAACGGCTGGTATGATTATCCCAAATTTACTGAGTGTGCCGAATTCTTGTGTAGTATTAGACATCAAAGGAGAGCTTTACGTAAAAACGGCAGGCTATCGTCAAAAATATTTTAATAATGAAATCCAACTATTCTCCCCTTTTAGCTGGGATAATACATTATTTTTTAATCCGTTTGATCATAGCCTAGTTAAAGATTTACAATATCTTCACATAAAAAAATTAGCCGAGCAGATCGCCTCCACAATATTTGTAGGCGAAAAAGGTAGAGAAAACGATCACTGGATAATATCGGCAAAAACAATGTTTGTATTTTTTGCAGAGTATTTTATGCAAAAAGACAAGCACGCAACGCTAGCGCAATTGGCACAAGCACCAAAGGCTGATTATTTCGACTATCTTGATGAGAAATTTGGTGAAGAAGCCATGAAAGAGCCTGATGAAGACGATCCAACGAAACCAAGAGAACGAGATTATGATGTAGATACTTTCAAAATTTGGCTCAAGCAGACTAGTTTTGACGAAACTATAGATGAGAATACGAGAAATCAAGCTAGAGCCTACTCAAAATCTGCCGACAATGAGTTTGCATCGATAAAATCCACATACGATACTTTTATGAAAGTTTTTACAAACCCACAAGTTGCTAGTGCCACCAGCAAAATGAGCTTCACATTTGAAGACCTAAGAGAAAAAAGAATATCGATGTATGTAGTCGTCCAAACCGAAGATATGGACATCCTAGCGCCACTTATTAGAATTTTTGTAGAAACGCTATTTAAAAAACTTATGAGCGGAAAAGAATGCAGTGATTTAAATAAATTTATTTATGCGTTTTTAGATGAATTTGTTAGATTTGGGAAGATGCCATTCTTACTAGAAGCACCAGCACTATGTAGGAGCTATGGCTTATTGCCTGTATTTGTGACCCAAAGCTATGAGCAAATCAAAAAATATTATGGCGAAGATGATATGAATATCGTTAAAAATAACAGCGGTTATCAAGTAATTTTTGGCATGAACAGCGACAAAGATGCTGAAGACACAAGTAAGCTAATAGGCGATTACACCAACATAAAAATAAGTAAATCGCAAGGCAATATGGATCTTTTTAAAAGCAATATCTCAAAAAGCAAAGAAGCAAAGAAGCTGGTCACAGCACAAGACCTAAAAAATCAGGATAGTAGCGATATTTTGATACTTGTAAAAGGATTTTTTAAAATACCTATCAAGGCGAAAGTGCCGTATTGGTTCAAAATAGAGCAATTTAAAGGGGCAGATAAAGTAGAAGTAGTATCGACCCAAGAAATTATAGAAACAGCAGAAACAACTAAGACAATTACAAATCAAGAACAAACACAAGTAAAAGATGAAAGAAAAGAGCAAAGAGATGAATTATTAAAATCATTAAGAATAAAAATAGATAAAGAGTAG
- a CDS encoding plasmid mobilization relaxosome protein MobC: MKKVSSHFIYFTEADARILTKMMQARNESKSAIVRKLIHVEKYAQTLKQIEINNEILADFLKEFKHLGKNLNQIAYHLNAHIIKKEEAKSDLEKTMYEFFDAIERLSNKIGKLKIKIDVERTKQPNNKEIKGLQSE, from the coding sequence ATGAAAAAAGTATCTAGCCATTTTATTTATTTTACCGAAGCCGATGCAAGAATTTTAACAAAAATGATGCAGGCAAGGAATGAAAGCAAATCTGCGATCGTTAGAAAATTAATTCATGTTGAAAAATATGCACAAACCCTAAAACAAATTGAGATTAATAATGAAATTTTGGCTGATTTTTTGAAAGAATTTAAGCACCTCGGAAAAAATTTAAACCAAATAGCATATCACCTAAATGCTCATATCATAAAAAAAGAAGAAGCTAAAAGCGACTTAGAAAAGACTATGTATGAGTTTTTTGACGCAATAGAAAGACTAAGTAATAAGATCGGTAAGCTAAAAATAAAAATAGACGTAGAACGAACAAAGCAACCTAATAACAAAGAGATAAAAGGATTGCAAAGTGAATAG
- a CDS encoding ATPase, T2SS/T4P/T4SS family, producing the protein MSESIILKNILNVLKPYLNLNANELIFNQPCEINIDYGDHWEVVKDEKLDAKFLNSFLVELATRRNQRFDESHCHLSCELPSPFLRYRVQAQHKSSLFNSEIAICIRIPSKEIYPLESFILSEKCINNGWSYEKIKDLIHEKKNVLLSGGTGSGKTSFLNSLMGEIDPSERVVTIEDSQELRVENINKTQLAVPKIATEIYSYQVAIDNAMRLRPDRLFLGEIDIRNTFSFLRVNNTGHAGNLSTLHANNPKDAIKAIKTNIILGGGLSNVDESMLDSLIMTAIDYIIQIARVKNKRVITDILNLKEIDIARMIA; encoded by the coding sequence ATGAGTGAAAGTATAATTTTAAAAAACATTCTTAATGTTTTAAAGCCATATCTAAATCTAAACGCAAATGAGCTAATTTTTAACCAGCCTTGCGAAATTAATATAGATTATGGCGACCACTGGGAAGTGGTAAAAGACGAAAAACTAGATGCTAAATTTTTAAATAGTTTTTTAGTCGAGTTGGCAACTAGAAGAAATCAACGTTTTGATGAAAGCCATTGTCACTTGTCTTGTGAATTGCCAAGTCCATTTTTGCGATATCGTGTCCAAGCACAGCACAAATCAAGCCTATTTAATAGCGAAATAGCAATCTGCATAAGGATACCAAGCAAAGAAATTTATCCGCTTGAAAGCTTTATCCTAAGTGAAAAATGCATAAATAATGGCTGGAGCTATGAAAAAATAAAAGACTTGATACACGAAAAAAAGAATGTGCTTTTAAGCGGTGGAACTGGAAGCGGAAAGACAAGTTTTTTAAACTCACTAATGGGAGAAATAGACCCAAGCGAGCGAGTAGTAACCATAGAAGATAGCCAAGAACTAAGAGTTGAAAACATAAATAAAACTCAACTTGCCGTCCCTAAAATAGCAACAGAAATTTATAGCTACCAAGTAGCGATCGACAATGCAATGCGTTTGCGACCTGATAGGCTTTTCTTAGGCGAGATAGATATCAGAAATACGTTTTCATTTTTAAGAGTAAATAATACAGGACACGCAGGCAACCTAAGCACACTACATGCGAACAACCCAAAAGATGCCATAAAAGCAATAAAAACAAATATTATATTAGGCGGTGGATTATCAAACGTAGATGAAAGTATGCTTGACAGCCTAATAATGACAGCAATTGACTATATCATTCAAATAGCAAGGGTAAAAAATAAAAGAGTAATTACAGACATCCTCAATTTAAAAGAGATAGATATTGCAAGGATGATCGCATGA
- a CDS encoding DNA type IV secretion system protein ComB10, which produces MKKGNRLFLSIVTISVISAPLFATNTATAEIFDDENISKKAKDEKIRNLQNQTNLNHLFENSKFPVDDYIYRAGKKEPNEDQNLTEILNRLEKLGNKQQNALNEQRNQNLQDQTPEQDIQEQEQMAQRAREQQAKLQAKQEQLRQEMAIDNQRAYKKRMQELMRAQILANRNNEVKSVNQNSSKYGVDSFSNQKPVDISTNEHRLYRTIRAGRLIPAILTSAISSDLSGIVTAQIEQDIYAAMGRAVLIPRGSKAIGFYTNDTKIGHERLEIRWREIITPQGINIMLTDAIVADNMGMTGAVGAVNNKYWERYGIAYSISTITNALLLGIASKINSGNNANNTYVNEIYSNSRSDVSSVVQDIIQQQSQIKPTIEIKSGSRIFLVPTNHMWFAKPKNGEVLMQYFND; this is translated from the coding sequence ATGAAAAAGGGGAATAGACTATTTTTAAGCATAGTTACAATTAGCGTTATATCTGCCCCCCTTTTTGCCACCAATACAGCTACGGCTGAAATATTTGATGACGAAAATATAAGCAAAAAAGCAAAAGATGAGAAGATCAGGAATTTGCAAAATCAAACAAATTTAAATCATCTATTCGAAAATTCAAAATTCCCAGTAGATGATTATATCTATAGAGCTGGCAAGAAAGAGCCAAATGAAGATCAGAATTTAACTGAGATTTTAAACAGACTCGAGAAGCTAGGCAACAAGCAACAAAATGCTTTAAATGAACAAAGAAATCAAAATTTACAAGATCAGACGCCTGAGCAAGATATACAAGAGCAGGAGCAAATGGCACAGCGTGCAAGAGAACAACAAGCCAAGCTTCAAGCCAAACAAGAACAATTGCGACAAGAAATGGCAATAGACAACCAAAGGGCGTATAAAAAACGAATGCAGGAGCTAATGCGAGCGCAAATTTTAGCAAATCGCAATAATGAAGTAAAAAGCGTAAATCAAAACAGCTCAAAATATGGCGTTGATAGCTTTTCAAATCAAAAGCCAGTTGATATAAGCACAAATGAGCATAGGCTGTATCGCACAATTAGAGCTGGCAGACTAATCCCAGCCATATTAACTAGTGCAATAAGCTCGGATTTAAGCGGAATAGTTACGGCTCAAATAGAGCAAGATATATATGCCGCAATGGGGCGAGCCGTATTGATACCACGTGGAAGTAAAGCAATAGGATTTTACACCAACGACACCAAGATCGGACACGAGCGATTAGAAATTAGATGGCGAGAGATTATCACGCCACAAGGCATAAACATAATGCTAACAGATGCAATAGTAGCTGATAACATGGGTATGACAGGAGCGGTTGGAGCAGTCAATAACAAATATTGGGAAAGATACGGCATAGCATATTCAATCTCAACAATTACAAATGCCTTGCTTTTAGGCATAGCATCGAAAATTAATAGTGGAAACAATGCAAACAACACCTATGTAAATGAAATTTACTCTAATTCAAGAAGTGATGTAAGTAGTGTGGTTCAAGACATAATCCAACAACAAAGTCAAATTAAACCAACAATTGAAATCAAAAGCGGAAGCCGTATATTTTTAGTGCCAACAAATCACATGTGGTTTGCAAAACCTAAAAATGGCGAAGTTTTAATGCAATATTTCAACGATTAA